The following proteins are co-located in the Oryzias melastigma strain HK-1 linkage group LG8, ASM292280v2, whole genome shotgun sequence genome:
- the LOC112145855 gene encoding kinetochore-associated protein DSN1 homolog, giving the protein MGARVEKLFEVKMAEKQAYATQDGSPSFEVNESPKEVNSQSSKRCSTESYCTAPQVKSPRVDAPSLTKHTTDAGEDQPEKNKSDIPTENAGEPSVPTQRKSWRRATITRRSLPAPPNPLQALSRNISTSLPEEERLEKLLEAAMKWALDRTQSSLKTVPKSSPETFQKQVEHIHKEWSGLTKSVYDESHRVPSSSTSETDMKRVMENVQKATNRLNEENQSWEALLSKHRNKAEELNRMVEKGQETGIPLDSAAMAQSSVYHVIQNKPNYHDLLCRQRPMLHAMEMIMDTQCKMVRELLSIKEMSTLLLKEASGRLAEEAGFQTLPTDILKNLMSAPPSTAST; this is encoded by the exons ATGGGCGCGCGCGTTGAGAAACTATTTGAAGTTAAAATGGCGGAAAAGCAAGCCTATGCCACTCAAGATGg TTCTCCAAGTTTCGAGGTAAACGAAAGCCCCAAAGAG GTTAACTCGCAATCATCAAAAAGATGCTCCACCGAAAGCTACTGCACTGCCCCGCAAGTCAAATCTCCCCGTGTCGACGCCCCATCACTTACAAAGCATACAACAGATGCAGGCGAGGATCAgccagagaaaaacaaatcagataTCCCAACAGAAAATGCTGGAGAGCCTTCAGTTCCTACTCAGAGGAAATCCTGGAGGAGAGCCACCATAACCCGACGCTCTCTGCCTGCCCCTCCAAACCCACTGCAGG CTTTGAGCAGAAACATAAGTACATCCTTGCCCGAAGAAGAGAGGCTTGAGAAACTGTTGGAGGCTGCAATGAAG tGGGCCTTAGATAGAACTCAAAGTTCGCTCAAGACAGTGCCAAAAAGCTCACCTGAGACTTTTCAAAAACAAG TTGAGCACATCCATAAAGAGTGGAGTGGCTTGACTAAAAGCGTTTATGATGAATCACATAGAGTTCCTTCAAGTTCAACGAG TGAGACTGACATGAAAAGAGTCATGGAAAATGTCCAGAAAGCCACCAACAG ACTCAATGAGGAAAATCAGTCTTGGGAGGCATTATTAAGCAAACATCGCAATAAAGCAGAAGAATTAAATAG GATGGTGGAGAAGGGACAAGAAACGGGCATACCACTAGACAGTGCAGCTATGGCCCAGTCCTCTGTGTATCATGTCatacaaaataaaccaaactacCATGATCTACTCTGTAGGCAGAGGCCTATGCTACATGCTATGGAGATGATT aTGGACACTCAGTGTAAGATGGTAAGGGAACTTCTTTCCATCAAGGAGATGTCTACCTTATTGCTGAAGGAGGCCAGTGGCAGACTGG CTGAAGAAGCAGGATTCCAGACTCTCCCTACAGACATCCTCAAGAATCTCATGTCAGCACCTCCATCGACTGCAAGTACATAA